Below is a window of Congzhengia minquanensis DNA.
CCGAGGGAAAAATCCGCTTTTTGGGCTTTTCGTTTCATGATAATTACGAAGCTTTTGAAGAAATGATTACTTACAAAAAGTGGGATTTCTGCCAGCTGCAAATTAACTATATGGACCAAAACGACCAGGCGGGCTTAAAGGGATTGAGACTTGCAGAAAGCTTAGGAATTCCGGTTATCGTAATGGAACCGGTAAAAGGCGGTCAGCTTGCCGTACTTCCCGATGATGTAAAAGCTCCCTTTGAAAAAATAGACAGCTCGAAAACCCCTTCATCCTGGGCGCTTCGCTGGGTTGCCTCACAGCCCAACGTGAAAGTAATTTTAAGCGGCATGTCTACTCCTGCACAGGTGTCAGACAATTTAAACACCTTCACCAATTTTAAGCCCCTCACACAAGAGGAGTTTGCGGCGGTGGACGAGGTAATGCACAACTTAAAAGCCCGGGTGAAAAACGGCTGCACCGCGTGCCGCTACTGCATGCCCTGCCCCGCCGGGGTGGACATTCCCGGAAACTTTGCCCATTGGAACGGCTACGGCATGTATGAAAATCGGGATACCGCCCTCCGCGGCTGGAAAAACAATATGCCAGAGGAAAAACAGGCCAAAAACTGCATTGGCTGCGGCAAGTGCGAAACCGTCTGTCCCCAGCAGCTGCACATCCGTGAAGACTTAAAACAGGTGCAGGCTACGTTTGACGGGCTGTTAAAGGAGTAAGCAATGAAACACATAAAAAAAATTGCAAGTTTTGAGGCCGACCACAGGTTTATCACCCCGGGAATTTATGTTTCCCGCACCGACGGTGACATCACCACCTACGACCTGCGCACCAGAAAGCCCAACTGCGGCGACTATATGGACAACCGCACAATGCATTCAGTTGAACATCTGTTTGCCACCTATGTGCGGAACTCAGAAATTGCCGAAAACGTGGTCTATTTTGGCCCCATGGGCTGTCAAACTGGGTTTTATCTGCTGGTGAGAAACGCAGACAACGAAACGGTGCGCTGGGTGGTTTTGGAAACGCTGAAAAAAATTGCGTCCCACACAGGTGAAATGTTTGGAAACAGCGAAATTGAGTGCGGAAACTTTCGCAATCTAAGCGTGGAAGATGCACAGCGCGAATGTGCGCGCTTTTTAGAAGATTTAAAAAACGACCGGAATAATTTTGAATATCCAAAGGGGGACCAAAAATGATTGGCATTATCGGAGCAATGGGCGTTGAAATCCAGTCGCTTGTGCAAATGCTGGAAAACCGCGAAACCGTTACCTTGAGCGGAATTGAATATGCAAAAGGCACCATTCACAACAGAGAAGTTGTTCTGGCTGTGTGCGGCATCGGCAAGGTGTTTGCCGCCGTGTGCGCCCAAACCATGATTTTAAAATTTGCCCCCGACGTGATTATTAACACCGGCGTGGCCGGCACGCTCACCGAAAGCCTCACCATCGGCGACATTGCAGTTTCGGAAAACGTGGCCCAGCACGACATGGACACCACCGCCCTGGGCGACCCTGCCGGGTTCCTCTCCGGCATTAACATCATTAAAATCCCGGCGGACGGGAAAACCCGCCAACTGTTGGTGGATTGCATCAAACAGCTGGGCGTAAATTACCGCACAGGAACAATTTGCTCCGGCGACCAGTTTTTAGCCTCCCAAGAAGTGAAGGACAGAATTGTTAAAAACTTTGGCGCCATTGCCGGCGAAATGGAGGGCGGTGCCATTGGGCAGGTTTGCTTTATTAACAACGTT
It encodes the following:
- a CDS encoding aldo/keto reductase codes for the protein MEKRTFQNLDVESSLLGFGCMRFPLDKNGKIDEPLAEQMMDDAMAAGVTYYDTAVPYHEGSSEPFVGRVLEKYPRESYLLATKLPCWDVNDKSDVRRLFDMQMKKLNKDYFDFYLLHALDLGRFRKMRDLGVIEECEKLKAEGKIRFLGFSFHDNYEAFEEMITYKKWDFCQLQINYMDQNDQAGLKGLRLAESLGIPVIVMEPVKGGQLAVLPDDVKAPFEKIDSSKTPSSWALRWVASQPNVKVILSGMSTPAQVSDNLNTFTNFKPLTQEEFAAVDEVMHNLKARVKNGCTACRYCMPCPAGVDIPGNFAHWNGYGMYENRDTALRGWKNNMPEEKQAKNCIGCGKCETVCPQQLHIREDLKQVQATFDGLLKE
- a CDS encoding S-ribosylhomocysteine lyase, with translation MKHIKKIASFEADHRFITPGIYVSRTDGDITTYDLRTRKPNCGDYMDNRTMHSVEHLFATYVRNSEIAENVVYFGPMGCQTGFYLLVRNADNETVRWVVLETLKKIASHTGEMFGNSEIECGNFRNLSVEDAQRECARFLEDLKNDRNNFEYPKGDQK
- a CDS encoding 5'-methylthioadenosine/adenosylhomocysteine nucleosidase; protein product: MIGIIGAMGVEIQSLVQMLENRETVTLSGIEYAKGTIHNREVVLAVCGIGKVFAAVCAQTMILKFAPDVIINTGVAGTLTESLTIGDIAVSENVAQHDMDTTALGDPAGFLSGINIIKIPADGKTRQLLVDCIKQLGVNYRTGTICSGDQFLASQEVKDRIVKNFGAIAGEMEGGAIGQVCFINNVKFCVLRAISDRADGSGAENYFEFLEQAAQTAVNVIDRFIKMSGE